Proteins encoded together in one Bombus pascuorum chromosome 16, iyBomPasc1.1, whole genome shotgun sequence window:
- the LOC132915243 gene encoding zinc finger and BTB domain-containing protein 12-like isoform X3, producing the protein MTDSQQQFCLRWNNFQANITSQFEALRDDEDFVDVTLACDGRRLQAHKVVLSACSPYFKELFKTNPCKHPIIFMRDVEFEHLQSLLEFMYAGEVNISQAELPTFLRTAESLQIRGLTDSQNNQHNNEKHLKTNNIHASNGRGLISPNLEEDRSKTPPTSSPPPLKRLCKRSDSPQISSPVPAPAACATGTPRTRPLIEPQVQLDCYKDLDIVEPKIELPEYGSDDDCSPKQEVNTLPSGFLSLDGGMEVLPSYPPSYQGGGAGGGGGGGGGGGGSLEGGMPGPSHAGNTELNQEQQADLRKLHSLDPRPCPVCNRMYSNLSNLRQHMRLIHNPQSVTCPLCNKPFKTKLYLKRHLVSFHELSVADRHRQEEIYQQQQPKAQQQTGAQTHLQIQAQQTDNVKSFSTPRVSMEEGTATVTLENKSRVFQDGAYEVNQTNAESKHFQSSMMQFDAAYH; encoded by the exons ATGACGGATAGCCAGCAGCAGTTTTGCTTGCGTTGGAACAACTTTCAAGCTAATATCACCAGCCAATTCGAGGCCCTCAGGGATGACGAGGACTTCGTTGATGTCACCTTAGCCTGCGATGGTAGGCGTCTCCAGGCGCACAAGGTTGTCCTCTCCGCGTGCAGCCCTTACTTCAAGGAGTTGTTCAAG ACAAATCCATGCAAGCATCCGATAATATTTATGCGAGATGTGGAGTTTGAACACCTGCAGTCACTTTTGGAGTTCATGTATGCTGGAGAGGTTAACATATCTCAAGCAGAATTACCTACATTTTTAAGAACTGCTGAGTCTCTGCAAATCCGTGGCCTCACTGACTCTCAAAATAATCAGCACAACAACGAAAAG CATTTGAAGACAAACAACATACACGCATCAAATGGCCGTGGGCTGATCTCACCAAATTTGGAGGAGGACCGTAGCAAAACTCCACCAACTTCAAGTCCTCCACCATTAAAAAGGCTGTGCAAACGAAGTGATTCGCCTCAAATATCTAGTCCAGTACCAGCTCCGGCGGCCTGTGCAACTGGAACGCCACGCACACGGCCATTAATTGAGCCACAGGTTCAACTTGACTGTTATAAAGATCTCGATATTGTTGAG CCAAAAATAGAATTACCAGAATATGGAAGCGATGATGATTGCTCTCCAAAGCAGGAGGTCAACACACTGCCAAGTGGTTTTCTTAGCCTTGATGGTGGCATGGAAGTTCTGCCATCTTATCCACCTTCCTATCAAG GTGGTGGAgcaggaggaggaggaggaggtggaggaggGGGTGGTGGTTCACTAGAAGGTGGGATGCCAGGACCATCTCATGCTGGTAATACGGAACTAAATCAAGAACAACAAG CTGACCTACGCAAACTGCACTCGCTGGACCCACGCCCCTGTCCTGTCTGCAACCGCATGTACAGTAACTTGTCGAACCTACGTCAGCACATGCGCCTGATCCACAACCCTCAGAGTGTCACATGCCCCCTCTGTAACAAGCCATTCAAGACCAAGCTCTACCTGAAACGCCACCTGGTCAGCTTCCATGAGCTCAGCGTGGCAGACAGGCATCGTCAAGAAGAAATCTACCAACAGCAACAGCCTAAAGCGCAACAACAGACTGGAGCGCAAACTCATCTACAAATCCAGGCACAACAAACAGATAATGTTAAATCCTTTTCTACGCCCAGAGTTTCTATGGAAGAGGGCACAGCTACAGTAACTCTGGAAAACAAATCAAGAGTATTCCAAGATGGTGCTTATGAGGTCAATCAGACCAATGCCGAATCTAAGCACTTTCAGAGCAGCATGATGCAATTTGATGCTGCATACCACTAA